A portion of the Corynebacterium occultum genome contains these proteins:
- a CDS encoding cutinase family protein, with protein sequence MKKLFTVLAVILVLVLIGVGIMQWQRGSLTDPLPPLGGQDPTETQVQPDHCVDVQLIAAPGTWESAPNDDPHNPTANPWSFMLSVTQPLQERFNPADVEVWTLPYTAQFRNINAQQEMSYDDSRNEGFARLEAELADTHAECPLTDFIIAGFSQGAVIAGDLASRIGNGHGVVPAERIRGVALVADGRREPGVGQVPGTQVGGVGAEITLQSLNFLIQAVVPGATMRGPREGGFGELDDRTFDICAPNDSICDAPRDPGNAIARAQALVEANGIHATYATNPEVIPGATTNQWLVSWATQLVEQ encoded by the coding sequence ATGAAAAAACTTTTCACGGTTCTCGCCGTCATCCTGGTGCTCGTGCTGATCGGCGTGGGCATCATGCAGTGGCAGCGGGGCAGCCTCACGGATCCCCTCCCGCCACTGGGTGGGCAGGACCCGACCGAGACCCAGGTGCAGCCGGATCACTGCGTGGATGTGCAGCTGATCGCGGCGCCGGGCACCTGGGAGTCGGCTCCCAATGATGATCCGCATAATCCGACCGCCAACCCCTGGTCCTTCATGCTGAGTGTCACCCAGCCGCTGCAGGAGCGTTTCAACCCGGCTGATGTCGAGGTGTGGACGCTGCCCTATACGGCGCAGTTCCGCAATATCAACGCCCAGCAGGAGATGTCCTATGACGACTCCCGCAATGAGGGTTTCGCGAGGCTGGAGGCCGAGTTGGCTGACACGCATGCGGAATGCCCCTTGACGGATTTCATCATCGCCGGTTTCTCCCAGGGCGCGGTGATCGCGGGTGATCTCGCCAGTCGGATCGGTAACGGTCATGGCGTGGTGCCGGCCGAACGCATCAGGGGTGTCGCCCTGGTTGCGGACGGTCGTCGGGAACCTGGTGTGGGCCAGGTCCCCGGCACCCAGGTCGGTGGGGTCGGCGCAGAGATCACCCTGCAGTCCCTGAACTTCCTGATCCAGGCGGTCGTCCCCGGGGCGACCATGCGTGGCCCCCGGGAAGGGGGATTCGGTGAACTCGATGATCGGACCTTCGATATCTGCGCCCCGAATGACTCCATCTGTGATGCACCGCGGGACCCCGGCAACGCCATCGCCCGCGCCCAGGCTCTGGTGGAGGCCAACGGTATCCACGCCACCTACGCCACCAATCCGGAAGTCATTCCGGGCGCCACCACCAACCAGTGGTTGGTGAGCTGGGCAACCCAGCTGGTGGAGCAGTAG
- a CDS encoding DUF732 domain-containing protein encodes MRIPRKYASLLIAGVAALGLTACGGDATVENDPATELSSVAPLTREPATTETESETSTETEEGEEGGERSSTSAAPPAPAEPLPQDGPAEEIEEIPTQTVQRTPGEEGYLTQLSEKEIDIAGVEDQLIGAADTVCESQESGNPNVIVPAVAGQLIEQGKTDLPAEEVAALIESAAESAYC; translated from the coding sequence GTGCGCATCCCCCGGAAGTACGCCAGCCTGCTCATCGCGGGTGTCGCTGCCCTGGGCCTCACCGCCTGCGGTGGTGACGCGACCGTCGAAAATGATCCGGCCACGGAGCTGAGCTCGGTGGCACCGCTGACCCGGGAACCCGCCACCACCGAAACGGAAAGCGAGACCTCCACCGAAACGGAAGAAGGGGAGGAAGGGGGGGAGCGCAGCTCCACCTCGGCCGCACCTCCGGCCCCGGCTGAGCCGCTGCCCCAGGACGGTCCCGCCGAGGAGATCGAGGAGATCCCGACGCAGACCGTCCAGCGCACCCCCGGGGAAGAGGGTTACCTCACCCAGCTCAGCGAAAAAGAGATCGACATCGCCGGGGTGGAGGATCAGCTGATCGGAGCTGCCGACACGGTGTGCGAGTCCCAGGAATCCGGGAACCCGAATGTCATCGTCCCGGCGGTGGCCGGCCAGCTGATTGAGCAGGGAAAAACCGATTTGCCGGCGGAAGAAGTGGCGGCGCTGATTGAGTCTGCGGCGGAGTCGGCGTACTGCTAA
- a CDS encoding alpha/beta hydrolase-fold protein translates to MRDTASRFSRRRSLWIAAAAVPTAAALSLSLAAGPATAQSSIGGSSGLSDYLQSDTPPERSPINTEYPEIEGLPAGVSVDRVEWYTNRHLSIFINSAAMPDSPIQVQMLLARDWHSSPERDFPEVWALDGLRARDDESGWTIETNIEQFYADKNVNVIMPVGGESSFYADWQQPDNGKHYKWESFLTRELIPVLENGFRSNGDRAVNGISMGGTAAVNLAERSPQLFDFVGSFSGYLDTTSIGMPQAITAAQQDAGGYNSARMWGQPGSQDWIDHDPKLGVEALRDITVYVSAGNGNDDYGREGSVAKGPANYAGKGLEIISRMSTQTFVNRAESAGVNVISAFRPSGVHSWEYWQYEMTQAWPYMAESLNLSQDDQGADCVAIGAIADATASGVIGSCVNDEYDVAGGEGKAQDFRAGTAYWSPETGAQPLFGRINARYSELGGPSSWLGFPTSGEQSTPDGRGKYVHFENGSIYWTAQTGAYAVPKDIFNHWGTQRYEAGDLRYPVGEAREINGGLIQEFENGYIVRTPEGENYFVRGLIAEKYQELDTVNSTLGYPITDEKVLVRGESAFQEFENGYLYWSASTGAHFIKRGAIFDAWGKKGWERGEFGFPTADQTSIPAGGEIVEFQNGTISQINGRIVEELN, encoded by the coding sequence ATGCGCGACACCGCATCCCGTTTCTCCCGGCGGCGCTCCCTCTGGATCGCCGCAGCCGCCGTCCCCACCGCAGCGGCTCTCTCCCTGAGTCTGGCTGCTGGCCCGGCCACCGCCCAGAGCTCCATCGGCGGATCCAGCGGACTCAGTGACTACCTGCAGAGTGACACCCCGCCGGAGCGCTCCCCGATCAACACCGAATACCCGGAGATTGAGGGGCTGCCCGCAGGAGTCTCCGTGGACCGCGTTGAGTGGTACACCAACCGCCACCTCTCCATCTTCATCAACTCCGCGGCGATGCCGGACTCCCCGATCCAGGTCCAGATGCTGCTGGCCCGTGACTGGCATTCCAGCCCGGAGCGGGACTTCCCGGAGGTCTGGGCCCTGGACGGTCTGCGTGCCCGCGATGATGAATCCGGCTGGACCATCGAGACCAATATCGAGCAGTTCTACGCGGACAAGAACGTCAACGTGATCATGCCGGTCGGCGGCGAGTCCTCCTTCTACGCGGACTGGCAGCAGCCGGACAACGGCAAGCACTACAAGTGGGAGAGCTTCCTGACCCGGGAACTGATCCCGGTCCTGGAGAACGGTTTCCGTTCCAATGGGGACCGTGCCGTCAACGGCATCTCCATGGGTGGCACCGCCGCCGTGAACCTGGCTGAGCGCAGCCCCCAGCTCTTCGATTTCGTCGGATCCTTCTCCGGCTACCTGGACACCACCAGCATCGGCATGCCGCAGGCCATCACCGCCGCGCAGCAGGATGCCGGCGGTTACAACTCCGCCAGGATGTGGGGCCAGCCGGGTTCCCAGGACTGGATCGACCATGACCCGAAGCTCGGCGTCGAGGCGCTGCGCGACATCACCGTCTACGTGTCCGCGGGTAATGGCAACGATGACTACGGACGTGAAGGTTCCGTGGCCAAGGGCCCGGCCAACTACGCCGGCAAGGGTCTCGAGATCATCTCGCGCATGTCCACCCAGACCTTCGTCAACCGCGCCGAGTCCGCCGGTGTCAATGTCATCTCCGCCTTCCGCCCCTCCGGTGTCCACTCCTGGGAGTACTGGCAGTACGAGATGACCCAGGCATGGCCCTACATGGCTGAATCCCTGAACCTCTCCCAGGATGACCAGGGCGCTGACTGCGTCGCCATCGGCGCCATTGCCGACGCCACCGCCTCCGGTGTCATCGGCAGCTGTGTCAATGACGAATATGATGTCGCCGGGGGCGAGGGCAAGGCGCAGGACTTCCGCGCCGGTACCGCCTACTGGTCCCCGGAGACCGGCGCGCAGCCCCTCTTCGGCCGCATCAACGCCCGCTACTCCGAGCTCGGTGGCCCCAGCTCCTGGCTGGGCTTCCCGACCAGCGGCGAGCAGAGCACCCCGGACGGCAGAGGTAAGTACGTCCACTTCGAGAACGGCTCCATCTACTGGACCGCGCAGACCGGTGCCTACGCTGTCCCGAAGGACATCTTCAACCACTGGGGCACCCAGCGCTATGAGGCCGGGGATCTGCGTTACCCGGTCGGCGAGGCACGGGAGATCAACGGTGGTCTGATCCAGGAGTTCGAGAACGGTTACATCGTCCGCACCCCGGAGGGTGAGAACTACTTCGTCCGTGGCCTCATCGCGGAGAAGTACCAGGAGCTGGACACCGTGAACTCCACCCTGGGTTACCCGATCACCGATGAGAAGGTCCTCGTCCGTGGGGAAAGCGCCTTCCAGGAGTTCGAGAACGGCTACCTCTACTGGTCCGCCAGCACCGGTGCCCACTTCATCAAGCGTGGCGCCATCTTCGATGCCTGGGGCAAGAAGGGCTGGGAGCGCGGCGAATTCGGTTTCCCGACCGCGGACCAGACCAGCATCCCCGCCGGTGGTGAGATCGTCGAGTTCCAGAACGGCACGATCAGCCAGATCAACGGTCGTATCGTGGAGGAGCTCAACTAG
- a CDS encoding alpha/beta hydrolase, which produces MTTWTGMRSLGRKSIAALVAVVMALGLMVVSAGEASANRGWLRPDATGSCEWDAHQWWVQRCDVWSQATGHNITVQIQPAARGGNAGLYLLDGLRATNHANAWTVDKSAPATYANSNITLVMPVGGAASFYADWQGPARFDLNDPVNYQWETFLTSELPGYLQQHFGVAPNNNSILGLSMGGTSALNLAARHPGQFRQALSFSGYLTTTLPGAQTLLRLALLDAGGFNLNAMYGSIVNPRRFDNDPFLNMGGLRGMDDIYIAAASGIPGPQDANYPIQYTASGMPLEMLARLSTHAWALKARAEGLNFTENYPPTGIHNWTNFGSQLDATKGRVLDVMNAW; this is translated from the coding sequence ATGACAACTTGGACCGGAATGCGTTCCCTGGGACGCAAGAGCATCGCAGCTTTAGTGGCTGTGGTGATGGCCCTGGGGCTCATGGTCGTGTCGGCCGGTGAAGCCTCCGCGAACCGTGGTTGGCTGCGGCCGGATGCCACCGGCAGCTGTGAATGGGATGCCCACCAGTGGTGGGTGCAGCGTTGTGACGTCTGGTCCCAGGCGACCGGTCACAACATCACCGTTCAGATCCAGCCCGCCGCCCGCGGCGGCAACGCCGGCCTGTACCTGCTGGACGGTCTGCGTGCCACCAACCACGCCAATGCCTGGACCGTGGACAAGTCCGCCCCGGCGACCTACGCCAACTCCAACATCACCCTGGTGATGCCGGTTGGTGGCGCGGCCTCCTTCTACGCTGACTGGCAGGGTCCGGCCCGCTTTGACCTGAATGATCCGGTCAACTACCAGTGGGAGACCTTCCTGACCTCTGAGCTGCCGGGCTACCTGCAGCAGCACTTCGGTGTCGCCCCCAACAACAACTCCATCCTCGGCCTCTCCATGGGTGGCACCTCCGCACTGAACCTCGCGGCCCGTCACCCCGGTCAGTTCCGTCAGGCACTGTCTTTCTCCGGTTACCTCACCACCACCCTGCCGGGTGCCCAGACCCTGCTGCGGCTGGCCCTGCTGGATGCCGGTGGCTTCAACCTGAACGCGATGTACGGTTCCATCGTCAACCCGCGTCGTTTCGACAATGACCCCTTCCTCAACATGGGTGGTCTGCGCGGCATGGATGACATCTACATTGCCGCCGCCTCCGGTATCCCCGGCCCCCAGGACGCGAACTATCCGATCCAGTACACCGCTTCCGGGATGCCCCTGGAGATGCTCGCCCGCCTCTCCACCCACGCCTGGGCCCTGAAGGCCCGTGCGGAAGGCCTGAACTTCACCGAGAACTACCCGCCCACCGGTATCCACAACTGGACCAACTTTGGTTCCCAGCTTGATGCCACCAAGGGCCGCGTCCTCGACGTGATGAACGCCTGGTAG
- the zomB gene encoding flagellar motor control protein ZomB: protein MTTTVSRGKQATRRSISLTSLTGLISALVIAILAFWGGWMRRWISDDGLIVLRTVRNLLAGNGPVFNAGERVEANTSTLWQYLIWFVALFSDARLEMIAMWLALLLTTAALVISVWGSAVMYRRNRALFLVPLGGIVYLALPPARDFATSGLEWGLSLFWLAVLWLLLARWAQPAQDKGRHARTPGYDWALYLLAFWSGISWLVRPELALYGGLTGILLLATARNWKVMLGILAWALPVPAAYQIFRMGYYGLITPHTAVAKSASDAAWGSGWEYVENLTKPYALWLGLAVVLLIGALVLLRATVPTTYPSLDELAERPQGRLRARSRSAAVALILLCALLHFLYVIRVGGDFMHGRMLLLPLFAILLPLALVPVFDLSRASRWHDLGLGVAVLFVGGWSIFTVLGEYEHPIADSAGELGIVDEREFWTQATQREPGDPPMVATDFLAAPIMQDYPETVAAAQEEDSGLLLQIATGSDPNTYSWIHIPRMVEVSDLQLLPPTVSMLNLGMTGMNAPLDVRVIDNVGLANPLAARQPRIEDGRIGHDKWLSPAWQAADSATELAALPGWTRPEDAAVARQALRHPDFVELFESYRAPMDLDRFLSNLSFSLGTARSLEFSDEPEDYLTGTQDSDFSEASQVVWPFSLNLDQQR, encoded by the coding sequence ATGACGACAACGGTCTCCCGGGGGAAACAGGCGACTCGCCGAAGTATTTCACTGACTTCGCTCACCGGACTGATCAGTGCCCTCGTGATCGCCATTCTCGCCTTCTGGGGCGGTTGGATGCGACGCTGGATCTCCGATGACGGGTTGATCGTGCTGCGCACGGTACGTAACCTGCTGGCCGGCAACGGTCCGGTCTTCAACGCCGGGGAAAGGGTGGAGGCCAACACCTCCACCCTCTGGCAGTACCTCATCTGGTTCGTGGCCCTGTTCAGCGATGCCCGCCTCGAGATGATCGCCATGTGGCTTGCCCTCCTGCTGACCACTGCGGCGCTGGTGATCTCAGTGTGGGGGTCGGCGGTGATGTATCGCCGCAACCGGGCGCTCTTCCTGGTCCCGCTGGGAGGCATCGTCTACCTGGCGCTTCCCCCGGCCCGTGACTTCGCCACCTCCGGCCTGGAGTGGGGACTGTCCCTCTTCTGGCTGGCGGTGCTCTGGCTGCTGTTGGCCCGCTGGGCGCAGCCGGCTCAGGACAAGGGCCGCCATGCCCGGACGCCAGGTTATGACTGGGCGCTTTATCTCCTGGCTTTCTGGTCCGGCATCAGCTGGCTGGTGCGGCCCGAGCTCGCCCTCTACGGCGGGCTCACCGGCATCCTGCTGCTGGCCACCGCCCGGAACTGGAAGGTGATGCTGGGGATCCTGGCCTGGGCCCTCCCGGTTCCGGCCGCCTACCAGATCTTCCGCATGGGCTACTACGGGCTTATCACCCCGCACACCGCGGTGGCCAAGTCCGCCTCCGATGCCGCCTGGGGCAGTGGTTGGGAGTATGTGGAGAACCTCACCAAACCCTATGCCCTCTGGTTGGGCCTGGCGGTGGTGCTCCTGATCGGGGCTCTCGTGCTGCTGCGCGCCACCGTGCCCACCACCTACCCCTCCTTGGATGAGCTGGCCGAGCGTCCCCAGGGTCGGCTGCGTGCCCGTTCCCGTTCCGCGGCGGTGGCACTGATCCTGCTCTGCGCCCTGCTGCACTTCCTCTATGTCATCCGGGTGGGCGGTGACTTCATGCACGGCCGCATGCTGCTGCTGCCCCTGTTCGCGATCCTGCTGCCCCTGGCACTGGTCCCGGTCTTCGATCTTTCGCGCGCCTCCCGCTGGCATGATCTCGGGCTTGGCGTGGCGGTGCTCTTCGTCGGCGGCTGGTCCATCTTCACGGTGCTCGGCGAATATGAACACCCCATCGCCGATAGCGCCGGGGAGCTGGGCATCGTAGATGAACGTGAGTTCTGGACCCAGGCCACCCAGCGGGAACCGGGGGACCCGCCGATGGTGGCCACTGATTTCCTGGCCGCCCCGATCATGCAGGACTATCCCGAGACCGTGGCTGCGGCGCAGGAGGAAGACTCCGGCCTGCTGCTGCAGATCGCCACCGGTTCCGACCCGAACACCTACTCCTGGATCCACATTCCGCGAATGGTGGAGGTTTCCGATCTGCAGCTGCTGCCGCCGACGGTGTCCATGCTGAACCTGGGCATGACCGGAATGAACGCCCCCTTGGATGTGCGGGTGATTGACAACGTCGGTTTGGCGAATCCGCTGGCCGCCCGCCAGCCGCGGATCGAGGATGGCCGCATCGGCCATGACAAGTGGCTCTCCCCGGCCTGGCAGGCCGCGGATTCCGCCACGGAACTGGCTGCCCTGCCGGGGTGGACCCGCCCCGAGGATGCGGCGGTGGCCCGGCAGGCGCTGCGGCACCCGGATTTCGTGGAACTCTTCGAGAGCTACCGCGCCCCGATGGACCTGGATCGTTTCCTGTCCAATCTCAGCTTTTCCCTCGGTACCGCGCGTTCCCTGGAGTTCAGCGATGAACCTGAGGACTACCTGACGGGAACACAAGACAGCGATTTTTCTGAGGCTTCTCAGGTTGTGTGGCCTTTTTCCCTAAATCTGGATCAACAGAGGTGA
- a CDS encoding decaprenyl-phosphate phosphoribosyltransferase, with amino-acid sequence MTTEHPGIFGGPEPHTEGIEDNKKRQPPKNLADGMFKALRPKQWVKNVLVLAAPLAAGADALFHPRTLLDVLLAFITFCLAASSIYLINDARDVDADRAHPTKRFRPIAAGVLPIQLAYIMAVVLIIAAIGLAFLASSGAGLAIVVAVYIALQLGYCFGWKHQPVIDIALVSSGFMLRAMAGGVAAGIELSQWFLLVAAFGSLFMAAGKRYAEMLLAERTGAKIRRSLQGYTPTYLRFVWTLAATAVVMSYALWGFQLSNDSGGAASIWYQISMVPFTIAILRFAADVDRGQGGAPDELALTDRVLQVLALAWVACIVMAVYVVPALG; translated from the coding sequence ATGACCACTGAGCATCCCGGTATCTTCGGCGGCCCCGAGCCGCACACCGAAGGAATTGAAGACAACAAGAAGCGCCAACCGCCGAAGAACCTAGCGGACGGCATGTTCAAGGCGCTGCGCCCCAAACAGTGGGTCAAGAACGTCCTGGTGCTGGCTGCCCCCCTGGCGGCCGGGGCCGACGCTCTCTTCCATCCCCGGACCCTGCTGGATGTCCTGCTGGCGTTCATCACCTTCTGCCTCGCGGCCTCCTCGATCTACCTGATCAACGACGCCCGCGATGTCGACGCCGACCGGGCCCACCCCACCAAGCGGTTCCGCCCGATCGCGGCCGGGGTGCTGCCCATCCAGCTGGCCTACATCATGGCGGTGGTGCTGATCATCGCCGCCATCGGCCTGGCCTTCCTGGCCAGCTCCGGGGCCGGCCTGGCGATCGTCGTCGCCGTCTACATCGCCCTGCAGCTGGGCTACTGCTTTGGCTGGAAGCACCAGCCTGTGATCGACATCGCCCTGGTATCCTCCGGTTTCATGCTGCGCGCCATGGCCGGTGGTGTGGCCGCCGGCATTGAGCTCTCCCAGTGGTTCCTGCTGGTCGCCGCCTTCGGTTCGCTCTTCATGGCGGCCGGTAAACGCTATGCCGAGATGCTGCTCGCGGAGCGTACCGGGGCGAAGATCCGCCGCTCCCTGCAGGGTTACACCCCCACCTACCTGCGCTTCGTCTGGACCCTGGCGGCCACCGCGGTGGTTATGTCCTACGCACTCTGGGGTTTCCAGCTCTCCAATGACTCCGGGGGAGCAGCCAGCATCTGGTATCAGATCTCCATGGTGCCCTTCACCATCGCCATCCTGCGCTTCGCCGCAGATGTGGACCGTGGTCAGGGTGGTGCCCCGGATGAACTGGCACTGACGGACCGCGTGCTGCAGGTCCTGGCACTGGCCTGGGTCGCCTGCATCGTCATGGCGGTCTATGTGGTGCCCGCCCTGGGTTGA
- a CDS encoding phosphatase PAP2 family protein — MTNPEIRVLLEVQEKLYEAPGILPVARGMSFFGEHAAGWLALGAAGAVVDKRRRREWVALGAAAFTSHAASVVIKRVVRRTRPHDPRIRIGVGTPSRLSFPSSHSTSTTAALLSLAYLSSTPLPLAGVPLMMASRMVLGVHYPTDVLGGAALGAATAQVVRKIERRTA; from the coding sequence ATGACTAATCCTGAGATCAGGGTTCTGCTGGAGGTGCAGGAGAAGCTCTATGAAGCTCCCGGCATCCTCCCGGTGGCCCGCGGCATGAGCTTCTTCGGGGAGCACGCCGCAGGTTGGCTCGCCCTGGGTGCGGCAGGCGCGGTCGTCGATAAGCGGCGGCGGCGGGAGTGGGTGGCGCTGGGGGCTGCGGCCTTCACCAGCCATGCGGCTTCCGTGGTGATCAAACGGGTGGTGCGCCGGACCCGGCCGCATGATCCGCGGATCCGGATCGGTGTAGGCACCCCCTCCCGGTTGTCCTTCCCCTCCTCCCACTCCACCTCCACCACCGCGGCACTGCTCAGCCTGGCCTATCTCAGCAGCACTCCGCTGCCCCTGGCCGGCGTGCCGTTGATGATGGCCTCGCGTATGGTGCTGGGAGTTCACTACCCGACCGATGTCCTCGGCGGTGCGGCGCTGGGTGCCGCCACGGCCCAGGTCGTGAGAAAGATTGAGAGGCGCACCGCATGA
- a CDS encoding glycosyltransferase — MSDSEPQSQAVEQLQRILLPKRGEPHDVRMLYLIEAEHNRDRLSWADRFSVNVPAGAEVSFQTYFNAFPASYWRRWSQLDSIILKLKISGTARVEVYRSKIDGTRVNIEGTLVSDGIAEFDLSLAPFEDGGWLWFDLTAETDTEVTEAGWYADRAPGAQIMPDGSEVGPFEARATIGIPTFNRPADAVAALEALASDPTVDAAIDTVLMPDQGTKHPADEPGYDAVVTHFGKRFHEFRQGNLGGSGGYSRIMFEALGGVDGQGAAGAAKSPYILYMDDDIAIEPDSVLRAIQVARYAKSPIIVGGQMLNLQDRAELRSMGEIVNPADFMWSAAPHSDYDHNFAEYPLSHQGSAADAKDPDAKHSRDLHRRIDVDYNGWWMCMFPRVVAEQIGQPLPLFIKWDDTEYSLRAGKAGFPTATWPGVAIWHMSWGDKDDAIDWQAYFHLRNRLIVAALNHDGPVEGLLKSMRKSTFKHVMCLEYSTLAIQIEAMKDFLAGPDQLFDILESSLPRINAIRKGYSDAQVIPSAANLPKPSGAPGVPTKDIGGRLAKIKKVAWLAKGLKHSLSQADPAHHEVPQTNLSPAEARWFSLSRLDGVTVTTAGNNGVVYRKRDRAQAKELLAETLRLQKEVGERFDEMRAAYRAAQPKLTSRESWGEIFND, encoded by the coding sequence GTGAGCGACAGCGAACCGCAGTCACAGGCAGTGGAGCAGCTTCAGCGGATCCTGCTTCCCAAGCGCGGCGAACCGCATGACGTGCGCATGCTCTACCTGATCGAGGCCGAGCACAACCGCGACCGGCTGTCCTGGGCGGACCGCTTCAGCGTGAATGTCCCCGCCGGTGCGGAGGTGAGCTTCCAGACCTACTTCAACGCTTTCCCCGCCAGCTACTGGCGCCGCTGGTCCCAGCTCGACAGCATCATCCTGAAGCTGAAGATCTCAGGCACCGCCCGGGTGGAGGTCTACCGCTCCAAGATCGACGGCACCCGCGTCAACATCGAAGGCACCCTGGTCAGCGACGGGATCGCCGAATTTGACCTGTCGCTGGCCCCCTTCGAGGACGGCGGCTGGCTCTGGTTCGACCTGACCGCCGAAACCGACACTGAGGTCACCGAAGCCGGCTGGTACGCCGACCGCGCCCCCGGCGCCCAGATCATGCCCGACGGCAGTGAGGTCGGTCCCTTCGAGGCCCGCGCCACCATCGGCATCCCCACCTTCAACCGCCCCGCCGACGCCGTCGCCGCACTGGAGGCCCTGGCCTCCGACCCGACTGTCGACGCCGCGATCGACACCGTCCTCATGCCCGACCAGGGCACGAAGCACCCCGCCGATGAACCCGGTTATGACGCCGTGGTCACCCACTTCGGGAAGCGCTTCCACGAATTCCGCCAGGGCAACCTGGGTGGTTCCGGCGGCTACTCCCGCATCATGTTCGAGGCCCTCGGGGGCGTCGACGGCCAAGGTGCGGCCGGGGCAGCGAAGAGCCCCTACATCCTCTACATGGATGATGACATCGCCATCGAACCGGACTCCGTGCTGCGCGCCATCCAGGTCGCCCGCTACGCCAAGTCCCCCATCATCGTCGGCGGCCAGATGCTCAACCTGCAGGACCGTGCCGAACTGCGCTCCATGGGTGAGATCGTCAACCCCGCCGACTTCATGTGGTCCGCGGCCCCCCACTCCGACTACGACCACAACTTCGCCGAATACCCGCTGTCCCACCAGGGCAGCGCCGCCGACGCGAAGGACCCCGACGCCAAGCACTCCCGGGACCTGCACCGCCGCATCGACGTGGACTACAACGGCTGGTGGATGTGCATGTTTCCCCGCGTCGTCGCCGAGCAGATCGGGCAGCCCCTGCCCCTGTTCATCAAATGGGATGACACCGAATACTCCCTGCGTGCCGGCAAAGCCGGTTTCCCCACCGCCACCTGGCCCGGCGTGGCCATCTGGCACATGTCCTGGGGTGACAAGGATGATGCCATCGACTGGCAGGCCTACTTCCACCTGCGCAACCGCCTGATCGTCGCCGCCCTCAACCACGACGGCCCCGTGGAGGGACTGCTCAAGTCCATGCGCAAGTCCACCTTCAAGCACGTCATGTGCCTGGAGTACTCCACCCTCGCCATCCAGATCGAGGCGATGAAGGACTTCCTGGCCGGCCCCGACCAGCTCTTCGACATCCTCGAATCCTCCCTGCCGCGCATCAACGCCATCCGCAAGGGATACTCCGACGCCCAGGTCATCCCCTCTGCGGCGAACCTACCGAAACCCTCCGGCGCGCCGGGTGTGCCCACCAAGGACATTGGTGGCCGCCTGGCCAAGATCAAGAAGGTGGCCTGGCTGGCGAAGGGACTCAAGCACTCCCTGTCCCAGGCTGATCCGGCACACCATGAGGTGCCGCAAACCAACCTCTCCCCGGCGGAGGCCCGTTGGTTCTCCCTCTCGCGTCTTGATGGCGTGACGGTGACCACCGCCGGCAATAACGGCGTGGTCTACCGCAAGCGGGACCGGGCACAAGCGAAGGAACTGCTGGCGGAGACCCTGCGCCTGCAGAAGGAGGTGGGGGAGCGTTTCGACGAGATGCGCGCCGCCTACCGCGCCGCCCAGCCGAAGCTGACCAGTCGCGAATCCTGGGGAGAGATCTTCAATGACTAA